A single genomic interval of Terriglobus albidus harbors:
- a CDS encoding metal-dependent hydrolase produces the protein MSRLGGITLTWLGHATLHLETAAGTSILIDPWIDGNPVYPADKKKFDKVDVMLLTHGHSDHTGSALDVAEQHNPAVVCMVELGDLLEAQGLKSRKLVAMNLGGTTHVEDLEISMVEARHSSSYMIDGKPVYAGPPAGLIVKPANGPVIYFAGDTSLFGDMKLIKALYAPEVAVLPIGDFYTMGPKHAAIAAEWIGAKTVIPIHFGTFPVLRGRPDTLREALEGKGIDVLELTIGEPTA, from the coding sequence ATGAGCAGACTTGGCGGGATCACGTTGACGTGGCTCGGACATGCAACCCTGCATCTGGAGACAGCCGCAGGGACATCCATTCTGATTGACCCATGGATTGACGGAAATCCTGTCTATCCCGCCGATAAAAAGAAATTCGACAAAGTCGATGTCATGCTGCTGACCCACGGGCATTCGGATCACACGGGCTCTGCCCTGGACGTTGCAGAGCAGCATAATCCCGCAGTGGTCTGCATGGTGGAACTCGGTGATCTACTCGAAGCTCAGGGCTTGAAAAGCAGGAAGCTTGTTGCGATGAACCTTGGAGGAACGACACATGTCGAAGACCTCGAAATCTCGATGGTGGAAGCGCGCCATTCGTCCAGCTATATGATCGACGGCAAGCCCGTTTATGCCGGCCCGCCGGCAGGTCTTATTGTTAAACCTGCGAATGGCCCGGTGATTTATTTCGCCGGAGACACTTCGCTTTTTGGCGACATGAAGCTCATCAAGGCGCTCTATGCCCCTGAGGTTGCCGTTCTGCCGATTGGCGACTTCTACACGATGGGGCCGAAACACGCCGCAATCGCCGCCGAATGGATTGGCGCGAAGACGGTGATCCCGATTCACTTCGGTACCTTCCCCGTTCTACGCGGCAGGCCCGATACTCTGCGAGAGGCATTGGAAGGAAAAGGGATTGATGTGTTGGAACTTACGATTGGAGAACCGACGGCATAG
- a CDS encoding bactofilin family protein, whose translation MSLLGAGTLIGRSLVIRGEVSGSEDLYVDGSIEGTVTLAAGRLTVGPNARLTADVQAPEVAVMGELNGNLRSEGKVELRDKSTMRGDILAIRLAVEEGAVLRGHVDLRGPEEKAEDAAPVVEESSLFQHK comes from the coding sequence ATGAGCCTTTTGGGTGCCGGTACGCTGATTGGCCGTTCTCTGGTCATTCGCGGCGAAGTCAGCGGAAGCGAAGATCTGTACGTGGATGGATCCATCGAAGGAACGGTCACCCTGGCCGCAGGCCGGTTGACGGTTGGGCCAAACGCCAGGCTCACGGCGGACGTGCAGGCGCCCGAAGTCGCTGTGATGGGTGAACTTAATGGCAATCTGCGCTCTGAGGGGAAAGTAGAGCTACGGGACAAATCGACTATGAGGGGCGATATTCTTGCCATCCGCCTGGCGGTGGAAGAGGGCGCCGTCTTACGTGGCCATGTAGACCTGCGTGGACCTGAGGAGAAGGCAGAAGATGCCGCTCCTGTTGTAGAAGAGTCCTCGCTGTTTCAGCATAAGTAA
- a CDS encoding APC family permease — translation MASKPTVTVPQSNRVRLVVASSVMLTFISFWRAAAIVLNDLGSSAFYAGGISEEAVGKSAPWFIIGVMLFSYAVRSVYVESCSMFTRGGVYRIVKEALGSTFAKVSVSALMFDYVLTGPISGVSAGQYIVGMMNDLARLCVEKYHWPAWAAPQLNVNYASAVFAIVITIYFWWQNIKGIEESSEKALTIMKITTVMVILLLTWGTLTAVHRGAHLPPLPTPSNLHFSDSALGFLKGTHFAQTLGLFGILMAFGHSVLAMSGEESLAQVNREIEHPKLKNLKRAAMVIAIYSLLFTGIGSMLAVMIIPDDVRVSVYRDNLIAGMAMYMVGPEFLRLAFRAFVVIVGFLILGGAVNTAIVGSTGVLMRVAEDGVLTDWFRRPHRKFGTSHRIVNLVTGMQLLVIVITRGDVILIGEAYAFGVIWSFTFNALAMLVLRYRFRGERGAKVPLNLHIGRTEIPVGLISVFCVLLTTAVVNLFTKSVATVSGVIFAVAFFIIFSLSERDNKRRHALAERQMKEHFQLEHSDDIGAEELKIRPGCVLVTMRDAANPFALKWALARTDTDEQDVVVLAARMMGVGGPEYVDASEQLFSEHEQMLFTKAVSVAEGFGKHISLLVVPAGDIFAAIVKTATSLEAAAVVSGLSSKLTAQEQAYHVGQAWETLPEPKRQFTFYVVPQQGEAESFHIGPHAPTIPAEDVQLVHRLWLNLRRNPNMQHLHHSDIVTYALTRLSSEYSKDRDAVVHGLQECIAHTQHHQALGSPARYDSVEGAGPGLSLQAPKPTPATTTK, via the coding sequence ATGGCCTCTAAACCCACGGTCACCGTTCCGCAATCGAACCGAGTTCGGCTCGTCGTAGCCTCCTCGGTTATGCTCACCTTCATTTCCTTCTGGCGAGCCGCCGCCATCGTTCTGAACGACCTTGGCTCGTCGGCCTTCTACGCTGGAGGCATCTCAGAAGAGGCTGTCGGTAAATCTGCGCCCTGGTTCATCATCGGCGTGATGCTCTTTTCCTATGCGGTGCGCTCGGTCTATGTCGAGAGTTGTTCGATGTTTACCCGAGGCGGCGTTTACCGCATCGTGAAGGAAGCGCTCGGCTCCACCTTCGCCAAGGTTTCGGTCTCAGCGCTGATGTTCGACTATGTGCTGACCGGACCAATCTCAGGCGTCTCTGCCGGGCAATACATCGTCGGCATGATGAATGACCTGGCGAGGCTGTGTGTCGAAAAGTATCACTGGCCTGCATGGGCGGCGCCGCAGTTGAACGTCAACTATGCATCTGCCGTCTTTGCCATTGTCATCACCATCTATTTCTGGTGGCAGAACATCAAGGGCATCGAAGAGTCCAGCGAAAAAGCCCTGACCATCATGAAGATCACCACGGTCATGGTGATCCTTCTTCTGACCTGGGGCACACTGACCGCAGTCCATCGCGGAGCTCATCTTCCACCGCTGCCCACGCCGTCGAATCTTCATTTCTCTGACTCCGCGCTCGGCTTCCTCAAGGGTACCCACTTCGCCCAAACTCTCGGCCTCTTCGGCATCCTGATGGCCTTCGGCCACTCCGTGCTGGCTATGTCCGGCGAGGAGTCCCTGGCACAGGTCAACCGCGAGATCGAGCACCCCAAGCTCAAGAACCTGAAGCGCGCCGCGATGGTTATCGCCATCTACAGCCTGCTCTTCACGGGCATTGGATCGATGCTGGCAGTCATGATCATTCCGGATGACGTTCGCGTCTCCGTCTATCGTGACAACCTTATTGCCGGTATGGCGATGTATATGGTCGGCCCTGAGTTTTTACGGCTGGCCTTCCGCGCCTTTGTCGTGATCGTCGGCTTCCTGATCCTCGGCGGAGCGGTCAACACAGCTATCGTAGGCTCCACCGGCGTGCTGATGCGCGTTGCCGAAGACGGAGTTCTCACGGATTGGTTCCGCAGGCCGCATAGAAAGTTCGGCACCAGCCACCGCATCGTGAATCTGGTTACCGGCATGCAATTGCTGGTGATTGTCATCACGCGCGGCGACGTCATACTGATTGGTGAAGCGTATGCCTTCGGCGTGATCTGGTCGTTCACCTTCAATGCCCTGGCCATGCTGGTGCTGCGCTATCGTTTCCGTGGGGAACGCGGCGCGAAGGTGCCGCTGAATCTGCATATTGGCCGCACTGAGATCCCGGTGGGCCTGATCAGCGTCTTCTGTGTATTGCTGACCACGGCGGTAGTAAATCTCTTTACCAAATCGGTCGCGACTGTCTCCGGCGTTATCTTCGCCGTCGCCTTCTTCATCATCTTTTCGCTTTCAGAGCGGGATAATAAGCGCCGTCATGCACTGGCTGAGCGGCAGATGAAAGAGCACTTCCAACTCGAACACTCCGATGACATTGGCGCGGAAGAGTTGAAGATCCGTCCCGGCTGCGTTCTGGTTACCATGCGCGATGCGGCGAACCCTTTCGCCTTAAAGTGGGCGCTGGCGCGCACCGATACCGATGAACAAGATGTCGTCGTACTCGCCGCCCGCATGATGGGCGTGGGCGGCCCAGAGTATGTCGACGCCAGTGAACAACTCTTCTCTGAGCATGAGCAGATGCTGTTTACCAAGGCAGTCTCCGTCGCAGAAGGCTTTGGCAAACATATCTCACTGCTTGTTGTTCCGGCCGGTGACATCTTTGCCGCGATCGTCAAAACGGCTACCTCATTGGAAGCCGCTGCTGTAGTCTCCGGCCTCTCCAGCAAGCTCACTGCGCAGGAGCAGGCCTATCACGTCGGCCAGGCGTGGGAGACACTTCCGGAACCGAAGCGGCAGTTCACGTTCTACGTTGTACCGCAGCAGGGCGAGGCCGAAAGCTTCCATATCGGACCGCATGCACCCACAATTCCCGCGGAGGATGTCCAGTTGGTTCATCGCCTCTGGTTGAATCTCCGCCGCAATCCCAATATGCAGCATCTGCATCACAGCGACATCGTGACTTATGCGTTAACACGGCTATCCTCGGAATATTCCAAGGATCGCGATGCAGTCGTGCATGGCCTGCAGGAATGCATCGCACATACACAGCATCATCAGGCTCTTGGGTCTCCTGCTCGTTACGACTCGGTGGAAGGGGCCGGGCCGGGACTGTCTTTACAGGCTCCTAAACCAACTCCTGCTACAACCACCAAGTAA
- a CDS encoding class I SAM-dependent methyltransferase, producing the protein MLRGFFGGSEQASGSRGVIPRHSSGWTHVVKQLKASEGLRVLDIGATSSGNINFLTGLGHGVYMADLAEEAAKPHWTLPATESEGERFDVDRFMAENFDFAGRTFDIVLLWDVADYLPEPLLKAVIARLHEVLNPGGLILAFFHTKKEDSDTSFYRYHLTENEMINMQRVADRKLLQVWTNRQVERMFESYSSYKFFLAKDNLREVVITR; encoded by the coding sequence GTGTTACGAGGTTTCTTCGGTGGAAGCGAGCAGGCGAGTGGATCGCGCGGAGTGATTCCGCGTCATTCCAGTGGTTGGACTCATGTTGTGAAACAGTTGAAAGCGAGCGAGGGGCTGCGTGTCCTGGATATAGGCGCTACCTCATCGGGAAACATCAATTTCCTTACCGGTCTTGGACATGGCGTTTATATGGCCGATCTCGCCGAAGAGGCCGCGAAGCCTCATTGGACACTGCCCGCCACTGAAAGTGAAGGCGAGCGCTTCGATGTGGATCGCTTCATGGCAGAGAACTTCGATTTCGCCGGACGTACCTTCGATATCGTGCTGCTCTGGGATGTTGCGGATTATCTTCCTGAGCCGCTGCTAAAGGCAGTGATTGCCCGTCTGCACGAAGTGCTCAACCCCGGTGGGTTGATCTTGGCGTTTTTCCACACGAAAAAGGAAGATAGCGACACCAGTTTCTATCGATATCACCTAACGGAAAACGAAATGATCAATATGCAGCGTGTCGCCGACCGCAAGTTGCTGCAGGTGTGGACCAACCGCCAGGTGGAGCGCATGTTTGAGAGCTACAGCTCCTATAAGTTCTTCCTGGCAAAAGATAACCTTCGGGAAGTGGTCATTACGCGCTAG